One genomic window of Meles meles chromosome 3, mMelMel3.1 paternal haplotype, whole genome shotgun sequence includes the following:
- the LOC123939216 gene encoding LOW QUALITY PROTEIN: integrator complex subunit 4-like (The sequence of the model RefSeq protein was modified relative to this genomic sequence to represent the inferred CDS: inserted 1 base in 1 codon) gives MAVHLKKQVYEEFTKVVQQQQEDIATKKLRLTKPSKSAALHIDLCKATSPADALQYLLQFARKPVEAESVEGVVRILLEHYYKENDPSVRLKIASLLGLLSKTAGFSPDCIMDDAINILXNEKSHQVLAQLLDTLLAIGTKLPENQAIQIRLVDVACKHLTDTSHGVRNKCLQLPGNLGSLEKSVTKDGEGLAVRDVQKIIGDYFSDQDPRVRTAAIKAMLQLHERGLKLHQTIYNQTCKLLSDDYEQVRSAAVQLIWVVSQLYPESIVPIPSSNEEIRLVDDAFGKICHMVSDGSWVVRVQAAKLLGSMEQVSSHFLEQTLDKKLMSDLRRKRTAHERAKELYSSGEFSSGRKWGDDAPKEEIDTGTVNLIESGACGAFVHGLEDEMYEVCIAAVEALCMLAQSSPSFAEKCLDFLVDMFNDEIEEVRLQSIHTMRKISNNITLREDQLDTVLAVLEERMK, from the exons ATGGCGGTGCACCTAAAGAAGCAGGTGTACGAGGAATTCACTAAGGTGGTTCAGCAACAACAGGAGGACATTGCAACCAAGAAACTCCGATTGACAAAACCAAGTAAATCTGCAGCACTCCACATAGATCTGTGTAAAGCTACCTCCCCAGCAGATGCTTTGCAGTACCTCCTCCAGTTTGCCAGGAAGCCTGTTGAAGCAGAAAGCGTGGAGGGAGTAGTCAGGATTCTCTTGGAACATTATTACAAGGAGAATGATCCGTCTGTGAGACTGAAAATTGCATCATTGTTGGGTTTATTATCAAAGACTGCAGGATTTTCACCAGACTGCATTATGGATGATGCCATTAACATCC CGAATGAAAAGTCTCATCAAGTCCTGGCTCAACTGTTGGACACTTTGCTTGCAATCGGCACTAAACTCCCAGAGAATCAAGCTATCCAGATACGATTAGTTGATGTAGCCTGCAAGCACCTCACAGATACCTCCCATGGTGTAAGAAATAAGTGCCTGCAATTACCTGGCAATCTTGgctctttggagaaaagtgtCACAAAAGATGGAGAAGGCCTAGCTGTCAGAGATGTCCAGAAGATTATAGGGGATTACTTCAGTGACCAAGACCCACGTGTCAGAACAGCAGCTATAAAAGCCATGTTGCAGCTCCATGAAAGAGGACTGAAATTACACCAAACAATTTATAATCAGACCTGTAAATTGCTGTCTGATGACTATGAACAAGTGCGCAGCGCTGCAGTCCAACTTATCTGGGTTGTCAGTCAGCTCTATCCTGAAAGCATTGTCCCAATTCCTTCTTCTAATGAAGAAATTCGCTTAGTTGATGATGCATTTGGAAAAATTTGTCACATGGTCAGTGATGGTTCCTGGGTGGTTCGAGTTCAGGCTGCAAAGCTATTGGGCTCAATGGAACAAGTCAGTTCTCATTTCTTGGAGCAGACACTGGACAAGAAGCTCATGTCTGATCTTAGGAGAAAACGCACTGCACATGAACGTGCCAAGGAACTTTACAGCTCAGGAGAGTTTTCCAGTGGCAGAAAGTGGGGAGATGATGCTCccaaggaagaaatagatacaGGAACTGTGAACTTGATTGAGTCAGGAGCTTGTGGAGCctttgttcatggattggaagatgaGATGTATGAGGTCTGCATTGCTGCTGTGGAGGCTCTCTGCATGCTGGCCCAGTCTTCACCCTCTTTTGCGGAGAAGTgccttgatttcctggttgacatgTTTAATGATGAAATCGAGGAAGTACGTCTGCAGTCCATACACACCATGAGAAAAATCTCCAACAATATCACTCTCCGAGAGGATCAGCTTGACACTGTCCTAGCTGTGTtagaggaaagaat gaaatag